The following are from one region of the Desulfuromonas sp. genome:
- a CDS encoding MaoC family dehydratase, whose product MSRLPYRRTLDQFTVGETLDHWPHKTVTESDNNLFCLLTLNHHPVHSDAVYAGGTQHGKLLVVGTYVLSTVVGMTVPEISGAAIANLEYEKVVHNGPVFIGDTIRAETEVLDVIPSKTKSDRGVLYVETRAFNQREEKILTFRRRILLPLSK is encoded by the coding sequence ATGAGCCGCCTTCCCTATCGACGCACCCTTGATCAGTTCACCGTTGGTGAGACTCTCGACCATTGGCCGCATAAGACGGTCACTGAGAGCGACAACAATCTGTTTTGCCTGCTGACACTAAACCATCATCCAGTCCACAGTGACGCGGTCTATGCTGGGGGGACCCAGCACGGGAAGTTGCTCGTGGTTGGAACTTACGTGCTCAGCACGGTCGTTGGGATGACCGTCCCGGAGATCTCGGGCGCTGCGATAGCAAATCTCGAGTACGAAAAGGTGGTTCACAACGGCCCCGTTTTTATCGGCGATACCATCCGGGCGGAAACGGAGGTCCTTGATGTCATCCCCTCTAAAACCAAATCCGATCGTGGGGTCCTTTATGTTGAGACCCGTGCCTTTAACCAGAGAGAAGAAAAGATTCTGACCTTTCGGCGCCGGATTTTGCTGCCTTTAAGCAAATGA
- a CDS encoding CoA ester lyase: MAKPYDGDWVLRTLLFLPGHVEKMVHKAASSGADCVVLDLEDAVPHDQKEAARQSIRGFLGEGLFENRTVFVRINPISSGLTLRDLDGVACEELHGFVYPMAHTADDIKKFDAQLSLIESNLELPKGHFSLIVLIETPLAVLNAYEIATASDRVVGLLFGCEDYMADMQARYAELDMPLHTPRSMVAMASRAAGVEPIDTPYVRVHDLAGLETFASRARDIGMAGMLVMTPRQIDVANEIYTQTDREIADSREIVDAAENARKEGRSIVVVNDKFVSPPTLKQAKKVLERVGAIEELVRVTQKETVLLLTINV, from the coding sequence ATGGCCAAACCATATGATGGGGACTGGGTGCTGCGCACGTTGCTTTTTCTTCCCGGGCATGTCGAAAAGATGGTTCACAAGGCTGCCTCCTCCGGCGCCGACTGTGTCGTTCTGGACCTGGAGGACGCCGTGCCCCACGACCAGAAAGAGGCTGCGCGTCAGAGTATTCGCGGCTTTTTGGGGGAGGGGCTTTTTGAAAACAGGACCGTTTTCGTGCGGATCAATCCAATCAGTTCGGGGCTTACGTTGCGCGACCTTGACGGTGTGGCCTGTGAGGAGCTGCATGGTTTCGTTTACCCGATGGCTCACACGGCGGACGACATAAAGAAATTTGACGCCCAGCTCAGTTTGATTGAGAGCAATCTCGAACTGCCGAAAGGCCACTTTTCTCTGATCGTCCTCATTGAGACGCCCCTTGCGGTCCTCAATGCATACGAGATAGCTACTGCGTCCGATCGTGTGGTGGGTCTGCTGTTTGGATGCGAAGATTACATGGCGGATATGCAGGCCCGCTATGCCGAATTGGACATGCCCCTGCACACCCCGCGCAGCATGGTGGCCATGGCATCCCGGGCCGCTGGGGTGGAGCCGATCGATACTCCGTACGTGCGTGTTCACGATTTGGCCGGGCTGGAGACCTTTGCTTCGAGGGCGCGGGATATTGGTATGGCGGGGATGCTGGTCATGACTCCCCGGCAGATTGACGTTGCCAACGAGATTTATACGCAGACGGACAGGGAGATCGCCGACAGTCGCGAGATTGTCGATGCGGCTGAGAATGCCCGGAAGGAGGGCCGCAGCATTGTGGTGGTTAACGACAAGTTTGTTTCACCGCCGACCCTTAAGCAAGCGAAGAAGGTTCTGGAGCGGGTCGGAGCGATAGAGGAATTGGTCCGGGTGACCCAAAAAGAGACCGTTTTACTTTTGACAATCAATGTTTAG
- a CDS encoding ABC transporter permease, whose protein sequence is MNLFHFFSLVNTQARMALKAEASKFVLSYLWWVIEPLLFVLIYYLVFEVLLGRGRDDFLLFLICGKIPYLWFQKGVVSASNSIVQNKGLINQVEMPKALFPYASVQEAMYKQWVVFLVLFGVVTFYGFRPELNWLWLAPVVIVQYALILACSLLGALCVSFYGDFRMVINMGMLFLMFSSGLFWDVNDIADPATRDLLFACNPLAFLIDAYRQVLMGRTVYDLEHMAVLAGVIAVALLIMHIVLHKMSRIIAARVVNS, encoded by the coding sequence ATGAACCTGTTTCACTTTTTCTCACTAGTCAACACGCAAGCCAGGATGGCATTGAAGGCCGAGGCCTCAAAGTTTGTTCTGAGTTACCTTTGGTGGGTTATCGAACCATTGCTCTTTGTTCTTATCTATTACCTTGTCTTTGAGGTTTTGCTCGGTAGGGGGCGGGACGATTTTCTGCTGTTCCTGATCTGCGGGAAAATCCCATACCTGTGGTTCCAGAAGGGTGTGGTCTCCGCTTCCAATAGCATTGTTCAGAATAAAGGGTTGATCAACCAGGTTGAGATGCCCAAAGCCCTGTTCCCCTACGCCTCTGTTCAAGAAGCAATGTATAAGCAGTGGGTGGTGTTTCTTGTTCTGTTTGGCGTGGTCACGTTCTATGGGTTCCGTCCGGAACTCAATTGGCTCTGGTTGGCTCCTGTCGTCATCGTTCAGTATGCCCTGATCCTGGCATGTTCCCTGCTGGGAGCTTTATGCGTTAGTTTTTATGGTGACTTTAGAATGGTCATCAATATGGGGATGCTGTTTCTGATGTTCTCATCAGGCCTTTTCTGGGACGTGAATGACATTGCCGATCCTGCGACCCGCGACCTGTTGTTTGCCTGCAATCCACTCGCTTTCCTGATCGATGCATACCGACAGGTATTGATGGGCCGGACCGTGTATGACCTGGAGCACATGGCGGTTCTCGCTGGTGTGATTGCGGTCGCTTTGCTCATTATGCATATCGTTTTACACAAGATGAGCAGAATCATAGCAGCGCGGGTTGTGAACTCTTGA
- a CDS encoding ABC transporter ATP-binding protein, whose translation MFKRFEHTALKGVSFELKRGETLGILGRNGCGKSTLLRLLAGIIKPTSGTIVCDKQVRRALLILGLGFRPDLTGRDNALLSAMLQGSSRKQALAALPGIHKFSELREFFDQPVKTYSAGMRARLSFATAIETEVDVLLLDEVLSVGDAHFKKKAEKVMLKKIESEQTVVFVSHSAAEVNRLCDRALWLEDGVVKSEGDVKTVSDQYGEFIEGLNAKNGK comes from the coding sequence TTGTTCAAAAGATTCGAACACACGGCCCTGAAAGGCGTTTCCTTTGAACTCAAGCGGGGGGAAACCCTCGGAATTCTGGGGCGCAACGGCTGTGGCAAGAGCACTCTGCTGCGCCTCCTGGCAGGCATCATCAAGCCGACATCAGGGACTATCGTCTGCGATAAACAAGTCAGGCGCGCCCTGTTGATTCTTGGGCTCGGTTTTCGGCCGGATCTCACGGGTCGTGATAATGCTCTGTTAAGCGCCATGCTCCAGGGATCGAGCCGAAAGCAAGCCCTTGCCGCGTTGCCGGGCATCCACAAATTCTCCGAACTTAGGGAGTTCTTCGATCAACCGGTCAAGACCTATTCGGCGGGCATGCGCGCCAGGCTGAGTTTCGCCACGGCGATAGAGACCGAAGTGGATGTGTTGCTGCTCGATGAGGTGCTCAGTGTTGGGGATGCGCATTTCAAAAAGAAGGCTGAAAAAGTAATGCTTAAGAAAATTGAAAGCGAGCAGACGGTTGTTTTCGTTTCTCATAGTGCTGCAGAGGTCAACAGATTGTGTGACCGGGCGCTGTGGCTGGAAGATGGAGTCGTGAAAAGTGAGGGCGATGTCAAAACGGTCTCCGACCAGTATGGTGAGTTCATAGAGGGCTTAAATGCAAAAAATGGTAAGTAG
- a CDS encoding EamA family transporter, producing the protein MTSLGEGLWGILFNPWLFSEIVMLALQAVMWSLVLRRMPITLAYPFMSLVIVFNLLAAWLLFGETISLQNLGGAFFIVCGILVMSVKKRTVA; encoded by the coding sequence TTGACCAGTCTTGGCGAGGGCCTTTGGGGGATTCTTTTCAACCCCTGGCTTTTTTCGGAAATCGTCATGCTGGCATTGCAGGCCGTCATGTGGTCTCTGGTTCTGAGGCGGATGCCCATTACTCTTGCATACCCTTTCATGAGCTTGGTGATTGTTTTTAACCTGTTGGCCGCATGGCTCCTTTTTGGGGAAACAATATCATTGCAGAATTTGGGTGGGGCTTTCTTTATCGTTTGCGGCATTCTGGTTATGTCGGTGAAGAAAAGAACGGTAGCATAA
- a CDS encoding glycosyltransferase family 2 protein, with protein sequence MKFSVVIPVYNSEKSLEELYARLRSVFKGMGNDFEVIFVNDCSHDRSYEILEKIYRENINIKIVDFFKNYGQQNALLCGFGYCEGDYVVTIDDDLQNPPEEIPKLYEKLAEGYDAVFGCYRDKKDKSYKNFGSYLIRKINHNVFNIKDDLKFSSFRVIRKEVVDQIKNTRTIYPYISGMLMSVTSKVANVYIQHEKRKYGESNYTLGKLISLSYNLIINYSSLPLKAISVLGLAVSCLSFLVGMIFVVKKLLLGQAPAGWTSLIVLMSLFNSIILVILFVFGEYLSRILKEVSGHKQFTVKEVLK encoded by the coding sequence ATGAAATTTTCAGTAGTTATTCCAGTCTATAATAGTGAAAAATCACTTGAAGAATTGTACGCTCGGCTTAGGTCTGTCTTTAAGGGTATGGGTAATGATTTTGAAGTGATTTTTGTAAACGATTGCAGCCACGATAGAAGCTATGAAATTTTAGAGAAAATATATCGTGAAAATATAAACATAAAAATTGTCGATTTTTTTAAAAACTATGGCCAGCAAAATGCCCTCCTTTGCGGGTTTGGATACTGTGAGGGGGACTATGTTGTCACGATTGACGATGATCTTCAGAACCCTCCAGAGGAAATCCCTAAACTATATGAAAAATTGGCAGAAGGGTACGATGCTGTATTCGGTTGTTATCGGGACAAGAAAGACAAGTCGTATAAAAATTTCGGGAGTTATCTGATAAGAAAAATAAATCACAACGTATTTAACATAAAAGATGATTTAAAATTTTCTAGTTTTAGAGTTATTAGGAAAGAGGTTGTTGATCAAATAAAAAACACGAGAACAATATATCCTTATATTTCCGGGATGTTGATGTCTGTAACCAGCAAAGTTGCAAATGTGTATATCCAGCATGAAAAAAGAAAATACGGAGAATCAAACTACACTTTGGGTAAGTTGATTTCTCTTTCATATAACTTGATTATCAACTATTCATCTCTCCCTTTGAAGGCTATTAGTGTCCTGGGTCTGGCCGTTTCCTGTCTTTCGTTTCTGGTAGGAATGATTTTCGTTGTAAAGAAATTGCTTTTAGGGCAGGCCCCTGCTGGATGGACAAGCCTAATCGTCTTGATGTCCCTTTTTAATTCTATCATTCTTGTGATTTTATTTGTGTTTGGTGAATATTTGTCCAGAATTTTAAAAGAAGTTTCTGGGCACAAGCAATTTACGGTCAAAGAGGTTTTGAAGTGA
- the rffA gene encoding dTDP-4-amino-4,6-dideoxygalactose transaminase, translating to MAIPFNKPFVVGKELFYISQAVLEGNLAGDGRFTKLCHRWMEERFGARKVLLSTSCTAALEMCAILADIGPGDEVIMPSYTFVSTANAFVLRGASIKFVDIRKDTLNIDETLIEAAITDRTKAIVPVHYAGVGCEMDTIMEIAERHNLLVIEDAAQGVNATYKGRYLGTIGHLGTYSFHETKNFISGEGGALVINDDRFLERAEIIREKGTNRSQFFRGEVDKYTWVDVGSSYLPSEMIAAFLYAQLEEAEAITSKRLSIVGYYSQKFGPLQEQGLARLPFCSGDVCHNAHMFYLLLSTARQRDELLAYLKNQGVGAVFHYVPLHTSPMGREMGYEEGDLPLTEDLSSRILRLPCYFDLTREEQDRVVGHVFGFLGQGKGRLSDAALFSASQEVS from the coding sequence ATGGCGATCCCTTTTAATAAACCGTTTGTTGTGGGCAAGGAACTCTTCTACATCTCCCAGGCGGTCCTAGAGGGCAATCTGGCAGGAGACGGCCGGTTTACAAAACTTTGCCATCGATGGATGGAGGAAAGGTTTGGCGCGCGCAAGGTCCTTCTGTCGACCTCTTGTACCGCCGCACTTGAGATGTGCGCAATCCTCGCCGATATTGGCCCCGGGGACGAGGTTATTATGCCCTCTTACACCTTTGTCTCCACGGCCAACGCTTTTGTTTTGCGAGGTGCAAGCATCAAGTTTGTTGACATCCGCAAAGACACTTTGAATATCGACGAAACTCTCATCGAAGCGGCCATCACCGATCGCACCAAGGCAATTGTGCCCGTCCACTATGCGGGTGTCGGGTGTGAGATGGACACCATCATGGAGATCGCCGAAAGGCACAATCTGCTGGTCATCGAGGATGCAGCCCAGGGGGTCAATGCCACCTACAAGGGCCGTTACCTTGGGACAATAGGTCATCTGGGTACCTACAGTTTTCATGAAACAAAGAATTTCATCAGTGGAGAGGGCGGAGCTTTGGTCATCAATGATGACCGTTTCCTCGAACGGGCCGAAATAATCCGTGAGAAGGGGACCAACCGAAGTCAGTTCTTCCGGGGCGAGGTAGACAAATACACCTGGGTCGATGTGGGCTCTTCCTACCTGCCGTCGGAGATGATCGCCGCATTTCTCTATGCCCAGCTGGAAGAGGCCGAAGCCATCACCAGCAAACGGTTGTCCATTGTCGGATATTATTCCCAAAAGTTCGGCCCCCTGCAGGAGCAGGGCCTTGCGCGGCTGCCTTTCTGCTCCGGGGACGTCTGCCACAACGCCCACATGTTTTACCTCCTCCTGTCGACGGCACGGCAGCGGGACGAACTGCTCGCATATCTGAAGAACCAGGGCGTTGGCGCTGTCTTTCATTATGTTCCTCTGCACACTTCCCCCATGGGTCGGGAGATGGGGTACGAGGAAGGCGACCTGCCCTTGACTGAAGATTTGAGCTCGCGCATTCTGCGGCTCCCCTGCTATTTCGACCTGACCCGGGAAGAGCAGGACCGGGTGGTGGGCCATGTGTTTGGGTTCTTAGGGCAAGGAAAGGGCCGCCTCTCCGACGCGGCTTTGTTCTCGGCGAGTCAGGAGGTTTCTTAG